A region from the Sphingopyxis lindanitolerans genome encodes:
- a CDS encoding RelA/SpoT family protein — protein MLRQYELVERVRAYDPDVDEALLNRAYVFTVQKHGSQKRASGDPYFSHPVEVAGILTDLHLDSETIVTALLHDTLEDTLTTPEEIERLFGADVGRLVDGVTKLSKIEAQTENERAAENLRKFLLAMSGDIRVLLVKLADRLHNMRTLHFIKNPDKRRRIAKETMDIYAPLAERIGMYEYMREMQLLAFGELEPEAYATITGRLAKLTAGGKDKVAEISRDFKELLAKHGIEADVSGREKHPYSIWRKMQERHVSFEQVTDIIAFRIVTPTDAECYAALGLIHGKWKMVPGRFKDYISTPKRNGYKSLHTTIMHQQNMRIEIQIRSLGMHQQSEFGLAAHWAYKQGGAAPDGQAGWIRDLLEILEQTHDPDEFLENTRIAMYQDRIFAFTPKGSLHQLPKGATPVDFAYAVHTGLGDRTVGAKVNGRLVPLRTQLVNGDTVEILSSDKQTPQPAWLGFAVTGKARAAIRRHVRSKEKVELAALGRKMYDEIARRLPNKVGDKARAAALTRLKLEDDSALYVAIAKQRVSDNALLEALVPGITADMKTKPGKLVQGAAVSIAGLTPGVAYQLADCCHPVPGDRIVGLSRPGEGIEVHVIDCPSLADGVDADWIDLRWQEDSEGGNARLCVVILNEPGTLAEMSGILAANSANITNLRLSNREGDFHTYDVVVEVRDVQHVMRILSALRASDSVVQAERL, from the coding sequence CGTCGAGCGTGTCCGCGCTTACGACCCCGACGTCGACGAGGCGCTCCTCAACCGCGCCTATGTCTTCACCGTGCAAAAACATGGCAGCCAGAAGCGCGCCTCGGGCGACCCCTATTTCAGCCATCCGGTCGAGGTCGCGGGAATTTTGACCGACCTCCACCTCGATAGCGAGACGATCGTCACCGCGCTGCTCCACGACACGCTCGAGGATACGCTGACCACACCCGAGGAGATCGAGCGCCTGTTCGGCGCCGACGTCGGCCGTCTCGTCGATGGCGTGACCAAATTGAGCAAGATCGAGGCGCAGACAGAAAATGAGCGCGCGGCCGAGAATCTGCGCAAATTCCTGCTCGCCATGTCGGGCGACATCCGCGTGCTGCTCGTCAAGCTCGCCGACCGGCTGCACAATATGCGGACGCTGCATTTCATCAAGAACCCCGACAAGCGCCGCCGCATCGCCAAGGAGACGATGGATATTTATGCCCCGCTCGCCGAGCGGATCGGCATGTATGAATATATGCGCGAGATGCAGTTGCTCGCGTTCGGCGAGCTCGAGCCCGAGGCCTATGCGACGATCACCGGCCGCCTTGCCAAGCTGACCGCCGGGGGCAAGGACAAGGTCGCCGAGATCAGCCGCGATTTCAAGGAATTGCTCGCGAAGCACGGGATCGAGGCCGACGTGTCGGGGCGCGAAAAGCACCCCTATTCGATCTGGCGCAAGATGCAGGAGCGCCACGTCAGCTTCGAGCAGGTGACCGACATCATCGCCTTTCGCATCGTCACCCCGACCGATGCCGAATGCTATGCCGCGCTGGGGCTGATCCACGGCAAGTGGAAGATGGTCCCCGGCCGCTTCAAGGATTATATCTCGACGCCGAAGCGCAACGGCTACAAGTCGCTGCACACGACGATCATGCACCAGCAGAATATGCGGATCGAAATCCAGATCCGCAGCCTGGGCATGCACCAGCAGTCCGAGTTCGGGCTCGCCGCGCATTGGGCCTATAAACAGGGCGGCGCGGCGCCCGACGGGCAAGCAGGGTGGATCCGTGACCTGCTCGAAATCCTCGAACAGACGCACGATCCCGACGAGTTCCTCGAAAATACGCGCATCGCCATGTATCAGGACCGCATCTTCGCCTTTACCCCGAAGGGAAGCCTGCACCAATTGCCCAAGGGCGCGACTCCGGTCGACTTTGCCTATGCCGTCCACACCGGGCTGGGCGACCGCACCGTCGGGGCAAAGGTCAACGGCCGGCTGGTGCCGCTGCGCACCCAACTCGTCAATGGCGACACGGTCGAGATCTTATCGTCGGACAAGCAGACCCCGCAGCCCGCGTGGCTGGGCTTCGCCGTCACCGGCAAGGCGCGCGCCGCGATCCGCCGTCACGTCCGATCGAAGGAAAAAGTCGAACTCGCCGCGCTCGGGCGCAAAATGTATGACGAGATCGCGCGGCGTCTTCCCAACAAGGTCGGCGACAAGGCGCGCGCCGCGGCGCTGACGCGGCTGAAGCTGGAGGACGACAGCGCGCTCTATGTCGCGATCGCCAAGCAGCGCGTGTCGGACAATGCGCTGCTCGAAGCGCTGGTCCCCGGCATCACCGCCGACATGAAGACCAAGCCCGGCAAGCTGGTCCAGGGCGCCGCGGTGTCGATCGCGGGGCTGACACCGGGGGTCGCCTATCAACTCGCCGACTGCTGCCATCCGGTGCCCGGTGACCGCATCGTCGGCCTGTCGCGCCCCGGCGAAGGGATCGAGGTGCATGTCATCGATTGCCCGAGCCTTGCCGACGGGGTCGATGCCGACTGGATCGATCTTCGCTGGCAGGAGGATAGCGAAGGCGGCAATGCGCGCCTCTGCGTCGTCATCCTCAACGAACCGGGGACGCTCGCCGAAATGTCGGGCATCCTCGCCGCCAATTCGGCGAATATCACCAATTTGCGGCTGTCGAACCGCGAAGGCGATTTCCACACCTATGACGTCGTCGTCGAAGTGCGCGACGTCCAGCATGTGATGCGGATATTGTCGGCGCTGCGCGCGTCGGACAGCGTGGTGCAGGCGGAGCGGTTGTAG